The Burkholderia pyrrocinia genomic sequence TGCATCCGACCGTATTCCGGCCATACTGGGACTGGCATCGCGACCGGCTCGTCGTGATCGCGGCGTTGCTTGCGGTGCTCGTGCTCGGCGTGCTGCACGGGCTGCTGGCGGCCATCGGCGTGAGCCTGCTGCTGACGCTGCGCAAGCTGTCCGAGCCGAACGTCAGCGTGCTCGGCCGGCTGCGCGACAGCCATGACTTCGTCGACGTCGCGAGCCATGCCGACGCGAAGCCGGTGCCGGGCGTGCTGATCGTGCGGCCCGAGGCGCAGCTGTTCTTCGCGAACGCGGACCGGATGCTGAATCGCGTGCGCGCGCTGATGAAGGCCGCGCCGGACACGCATGCCGTGATGCTGAGCCTCGAGGAAACGCCGGATGTCGACGGCACGACGATCGAATCGTTGCGCACGTTCGCGGCCGAATGCACGGCACGCGGGCTGCGGCTCGCGATCGTGAGGCTCAAGATGCATGCGCTGCATGCATTGCGCCGCGCGGCCGACGATACGCTGCATGAGGATGCGATGTCCGAACTGAGCGTCGACGAAAGTCTTCAACTGCTGCAGGCCGGTATGCCGCCGGACGACGGCGACGGAACGACCGCCGCGTGACGAGGCGGTGCGGCGGCGCGGTCTATTGCGAAAGCACGGCGTCGGCAGCGCGATCGATCATATCGGCCACTTCCGCGGCCGTCGGCGCATAGGCGCCTGCGTGAGCGCAGGCGACCGCCGCGCACGCGGCCGCGTAACGCAGATGCTCGGCGGGCGATGCATCGGGCCGTGCAAGCTGGCTCGCGAGCCAGCCGCCGATGCTGGCGTCGCCGCAGCCGACCGTGTCGGCGACGTCGGTCGGGAACGCGGGCTGGAACAGCACGGTGTCGCGATGCAGGAGCTGCATGCCGGATGCGCCGCGCGTGACGAGCGTCGTCGCGTCGGGCGACCACGCGCGCAGTTGCGCGAGTGCGGCCGTTTCGTCGAGTTCGGGAAACAGCCCGTGAAGATCCTCGTCGGACACCTTGATCCAGTCGGCGAGCGCGACCAGCCGGCGCAGCGTGTCGCGATACGACGGCGCGGCCATCGGCGCACGGTAGTTCGGATCGAACGAGATTCGCTTGCCGGCCGCGCGCGCGGCCTGCGCCACCTCGATCAGGCGTGACGCGAGCGGCTCGCGCACGACGCCGAGCGAGCCGATGTGCACGATCTCGGCCGTGTCGAGTGCGCCGGCGGGCAGGTCCGCCGGATCGAATGCGAGATCGGCGCTGTTCTCGCCGATGAAGAAATAGTGGGGCGGCTGCTTCGATACGACCATCGCGAGCAGCGGCGCGCGGTCGACCTGCCGGATGAAACGCATGTCGAGCCCCGCGTCGGCGCTCTTGCGCATCAGTTCGTCGCCGAAGATGTCGCGGCTGACCGTGCCGGCAAAGGCCGTCGGCGCGCCGAGTCGCGCGCCGACGCGCGCAACGTTCCAGCATGAGCCGCCGGCGACGCTGTGCCAGCGCTGTGCGTCGTCGCGGATGAAATCGGTCAGCGCTTCGCCGAATACGATCAGGCGGGGGAACGTCGTCGTCATGTTGATGCCCGGTGGCCGGGCCGTGCAGCGGTTGATGCGAGCGGGCGGCGCCGGCCGTCGCGCGCGGCGACGTGGCCCGGCTCCGCCCGGTTCAGTGGACGGGAGGCGCGATCAGCGCGGGGAGCTCCAGCCCTTGTAGGTCTTCACGTTGTCGCGCGTGATGAGCGTCGGCTCGATCAGGATCATCGGATTGGCCGGCTTCTGGCCGTTCATGATCCCGTAGCCGACGTTGACGGCCTGCTGCGCCATCGCCCACGGGTCCTGGCTCGACGACGCCTGCACGAGCGTGTTGGACTTGAGCGCCACCTCGATATCGGGTGCGCCGTCGACCGACGTGATCACGATGCCCGGACGGTTCAGCTGCTTCGCGGCGAGATCGCTGCCGATCGCCTGCGGGTCGTTGATCGTGAACACCGCATCGAGCTTCGGAAAGCGCGTCAGGTAGCCCTGCATCGCGTTCATCCCGCCTTCGCGCGAGCCCTTGCCGTCCTGGTCGCTCGACAGCAACTTGATGCCCGCGTTTTTCGCGAGCACGGTCTTGCAGCCGTTGACGCGATCGATCACGGCCGACACCTGCGGGCCGTTCTCGATGATCACGTTGCCCTTGCCGTTGAGTTTCTTCGCGATGTAGTCGCACGCGAGCTCGCCGGCCTTCACGTTGTTGGTCTGCACGGTCGCATTCGCGCCGGCCGCCGCGACGTCGACCGCGACGACGGTGATACCGGCCGCCTGCGCCTTCTTCACCGCCGGCTCGATCGCCTTCGGATCGGTCGCGTTGAGCAGGATCATGTCGACGTGCGCGGAGATGAAGTTGTCGATCTGCGTGAACTGCTTGTTCAGGTCGTAGTCGGCCGACACGGCCGTGACTTTCGCGTTCGGGTTGAGCTGCTTGGCGCGCGCTTCGGCGCCCTTGACGATCGTGACGAAGTACGGGTTGCCGAGCGACCCGACCGTGATGCCGATCGATTTGAGCGGCTTGTCGGCCGCGTGCGCGACGGAAGCGCCGAATGCGAGTGCGCAGGCGACGGCGGTCAGGGCGGCTTTGTGCTTGAACATGTCGTTGTGTCTCCGTGAGGTTGGTTGGTAGACGGGCGCA encodes the following:
- a CDS encoding ABC transporter substrate-binding protein encodes the protein MFKHKAALTAVACALAFGASVAHAADKPLKSIGITVGSLGNPYFVTIVKGAEARAKQLNPNAKVTAVSADYDLNKQFTQIDNFISAHVDMILLNATDPKAIEPAVKKAQAAGITVVAVDVAAAGANATVQTNNVKAGELACDYIAKKLNGKGNVIIENGPQVSAVIDRVNGCKTVLAKNAGIKLLSSDQDGKGSREGGMNAMQGYLTRFPKLDAVFTINDPQAIGSDLAAKQLNRPGIVITSVDGAPDIEVALKSNTLVQASSSQDPWAMAQQAVNVGYGIMNGQKPANPMILIEPTLITRDNVKTYKGWSSPR
- a CDS encoding carbohydrate kinase family protein; translation: MTTTFPRLIVFGEALTDFIRDDAQRWHSVAGGSCWNVARVGARLGAPTAFAGTVSRDIFGDELMRKSADAGLDMRFIRQVDRAPLLAMVVSKQPPHYFFIGENSADLAFDPADLPAGALDTAEIVHIGSLGVVREPLASRLIEVAQAARAAGKRISFDPNYRAPMAAPSYRDTLRRLVALADWIKVSDEDLHGLFPELDETAALAQLRAWSPDATTLVTRGASGMQLLHRDTVLFQPAFPTDVADTVGCGDASIGGWLASQLARPDASPAEHLRYAAACAAVACAHAGAYAPTAAEVADMIDRAADAVLSQ